Proteins from a genomic interval of Amycolatopsis sp. cg13:
- a CDS encoding LON peptidase substrate-binding domain-containing protein, with protein sequence MTEPEQCPSGTATLPLFPLQTVLLPGTHLPLHIFEPRYRQLTADLVTGNVPEHEFGVVALRAPLVREVSGLDHVYNVGCSTILREAKRLPDGRYDVVTRASRRFRLRELHRASAPYLMAVVDWLPDDPVPTTAESTAHQLAKVARAAHERYCEAAWHADDWHPPHDDADLGELAYQLAADCLLPLEDRQLLLEETHPLRRLRIVCRLLTREAGFLETLGAVPLPPTELATFTKPADLN encoded by the coding sequence GTGACCGAGCCAGAGCAGTGCCCCAGCGGGACGGCGACCCTGCCGTTGTTTCCGTTGCAGACAGTGCTGCTCCCCGGTACGCACCTGCCGCTGCACATCTTCGAACCGCGCTACCGGCAGCTCACCGCGGACCTGGTGACCGGCAACGTCCCCGAACACGAATTCGGCGTAGTCGCCCTGCGCGCACCGTTGGTCCGCGAGGTCAGTGGTTTGGACCACGTGTACAACGTCGGCTGCAGCACAATCCTGCGCGAAGCAAAACGCCTCCCCGACGGCCGCTACGACGTAGTCACCCGCGCTTCGCGCCGCTTCCGCCTGCGCGAACTGCACCGAGCGTCCGCGCCGTACTTGATGGCCGTGGTCGACTGGCTCCCCGACGACCCAGTCCCCACCACCGCGGAGTCGACGGCCCACCAGTTGGCCAAGGTGGCCCGCGCCGCACACGAGCGATACTGCGAAGCCGCCTGGCACGCAGACGACTGGCACCCGCCCCACGACGACGCCGACCTGGGCGAACTCGCCTACCAACTAGCCGCCGACTGCCTCCTCCCGCTGGAGGACCGGCAGCTGCTGCTGGAGGAAACGCATCCCCTGCGCCGCCTGCGCATCGTCTGCCGCCTGCTCACCAGGGAAGCCGGATTCCTGGAAACCCTGGGCGCGGTGCCGCTGCCGCCCACCGAACTGGCGACCTTCACCAAACCCGCGGACCTGAACTAG
- a CDS encoding DUF2567 domain-containing protein, which translates to MVDSAGKAAHRSSAVAEGWSVPVLFPPQRPRVVVKADLLPAVSVLSTAALLGIPMGWLWSLLAPAERVRVISTNGQLAPLELESWHRFDDLAVFGFLAMATGLLIGLVVWFLRERRGPVVLVAAAGGALVAAWLGTQMGPAFANSKYSVDAPPALGAVIEQAPRIETGWVVLAAPLVTCLVYALMTAWNGREDLGRRLG; encoded by the coding sequence GTGGTCGATTCCGCGGGAAAGGCGGCGCATCGGTCGTCGGCGGTTGCCGAGGGGTGGTCGGTGCCGGTGTTGTTTCCGCCGCAGCGTCCTCGGGTGGTGGTGAAGGCTGATCTTCTGCCTGCGGTGAGTGTGTTGTCGACGGCTGCGTTGCTGGGGATTCCGATGGGCTGGTTGTGGTCTCTTCTGGCTCCGGCCGAGCGGGTGCGGGTGATCAGCACTAACGGTCAGTTGGCGCCGTTGGAGTTGGAGAGTTGGCATCGGTTTGACGATCTGGCGGTGTTCGGGTTTTTGGCGATGGCTACCGGGTTGCTGATCGGGCTCGTGGTGTGGTTCCTGCGGGAGCGGCGCGGGCCGGTGGTGCTGGTGGCGGCGGCTGGTGGGGCGTTGGTCGCGGCTTGGCTGGGGACGCAGATGGGGCCTGCGTTCGCCAACTCGAAGTATTCGGTGGATGCGCCGCCTGCGTTGGGGGCGGTGATCGAGCAGGCGCCTCGGATCGAGACCGGGTGGGTGGTGCTGGCCGCGCCGCTGGTGACTTGTTTGGTTTATGCGTTGATGACGGCTTGGAATGGCCGGGAGGATCTTGGGCGGCGGTTGGGGTGA
- the bioD gene encoding dethiobiotin synthase, whose product MTTLVMTGTGTDVGKTVATAAIAALALAQGQRVAVLKPAQTGVLPGEAGDLAEVVRLAGKDLTIRELRRYPDPLSPEAASRRSGLPTVGPGEIAAAASELDAAHDLTLVEGAGGLLVRFDAQGSTLADAAWSLGAPVVLVAQAGLGTLNTTALTAEVATRRGLNVVGVIIGSWPAAPDLAALENLRDLPVAAGAPLLGALPAGLGTADRETFTEQARLGLSPWFGGEFDPEAFTTAASTQN is encoded by the coding sequence GTGACGACGCTCGTGATGACCGGAACCGGGACCGACGTCGGCAAAACGGTCGCCACCGCGGCGATCGCGGCGCTGGCCCTCGCGCAGGGACAACGCGTCGCGGTGCTGAAACCCGCGCAGACCGGCGTGCTCCCCGGAGAGGCAGGCGACCTCGCCGAGGTGGTGCGGCTGGCGGGCAAGGACCTGACGATCCGCGAACTGCGGCGTTACCCGGATCCGCTTTCCCCGGAGGCCGCTTCCCGCCGCTCCGGGCTCCCGACCGTCGGCCCCGGCGAGATCGCCGCCGCCGCGAGCGAGCTGGACGCCGCGCACGACTTGACCCTGGTCGAGGGCGCGGGCGGCTTGCTGGTCCGGTTCGACGCACAGGGGAGCACGCTGGCGGATGCCGCCTGGTCCCTGGGCGCGCCGGTGGTCCTCGTTGCTCAAGCCGGACTGGGCACGCTCAACACGACTGCGCTGACCGCCGAAGTCGCTACCCGGCGGGGCCTGAACGTCGTGGGCGTCATCATCGGCTCCTGGCCCGCCGCTCCCGACCTGGCCGCCCTGGAAAACCTCCGCGACTTGCCGGTTGCCGCTGGCGCTCCGCTGCTGGGTGCCCTTCCCGCCGGTTTGGGCACCGCCGATCGCGAGACCTTCACCGAACAGGCCCGCCTGGGCCTGTCCCCGTGGTTCGGCGGCGAATTCGACCCGGAAGCCTTCACCACCGCCGCCTCCACCCAAAACTGA
- a CDS encoding SulP family inorganic anion transporter encodes MRRLAVLRHDVPASLVVFLVAVPLSLGIALASGAPIVAGLIAAVVGGVVAGALGGSPLQVSGPAAGLTVLMAETISTFGWAVTCLITVLAGALQILFGLSRVARAALAISPAIVHGMLAGIGITIVLGQLHVLFGGKAQSSALENIAQLPAQIAAHHDAAALIGVLTLAILLAWPKLPAAVRKIPGPLAAIAVATLVSLAAGMTLPRVELSGDLLQIRFAPQLPDGGWGQVAVAVVTIALIASVESLLSAVAVDKLQNGPRANLNRELIGQGAANMVSGAIGGLPVTGVIVRSSTNVAAGARTRASAILHGVWVLVFVVALAGVLKSIPLAALAGLLVHVGAKLVNPGHLRQVLRHGDLPLYLVTVAGVVVFDLLTGVLAGIVLAVLLMLRRTVWSGVHAEQHSGEWRVIVEGVLTFLSVPRLTKVLGTIPEGSKVTLELVADYLDHAAFESLSAWQQAHERAGGTVVVDEIGHPWFAKGKEGRPTLRRTAAAGAMPRWLAPWSAWQAADVRVPGQRTHRGATEFQRRAAPLLKDVLSGLAHAQQPHTLFITCGDSRIVPNLITTSGPGDLFTIRNIGNLVPPGQADPSTNAAIEFAVGVLGVREIVVCGHSSCGAMGALASGPPADTALATWLVHAEPSRQRAGAVTLDGERPEREPDRLALHNVLQQLTHLRQYPLVAEAEARGELALTGLYFDVGEAQVYLADPAKGEFVAAGAPAAAPAG; translated from the coding sequence ATGAGACGACTTGCCGTGCTTCGCCACGACGTGCCCGCCTCGCTCGTGGTCTTCCTCGTCGCGGTCCCGCTTTCGCTCGGGATCGCCCTCGCGTCCGGCGCGCCGATCGTCGCCGGGCTGATCGCCGCCGTCGTCGGCGGCGTGGTCGCCGGTGCCCTCGGCGGCTCTCCGCTGCAGGTCAGCGGGCCCGCCGCCGGGCTCACCGTGCTGATGGCCGAGACGATTTCCACCTTCGGGTGGGCGGTCACCTGCCTGATCACCGTCCTCGCCGGCGCGCTGCAGATCCTGTTCGGCCTGAGCCGCGTCGCGCGGGCGGCGCTGGCCATCTCGCCGGCGATCGTGCACGGGATGCTCGCCGGGATCGGCATCACGATCGTTCTCGGCCAGCTGCACGTGCTGTTCGGCGGGAAGGCGCAGAGTTCGGCGCTGGAGAACATCGCCCAGCTGCCCGCGCAGATCGCCGCCCACCACGACGCCGCCGCGCTGATCGGCGTCCTGACCCTCGCCATCCTCCTCGCCTGGCCCAAACTTCCCGCCGCGGTCAGGAAAATCCCCGGCCCGCTCGCGGCGATCGCCGTCGCGACGCTCGTGTCCCTTGCCGCCGGGATGACGCTGCCGCGCGTCGAACTGTCCGGCGATCTGCTGCAGATCCGCTTCGCGCCGCAGCTGCCGGACGGCGGATGGGGCCAGGTCGCGGTCGCGGTGGTCACGATCGCGCTGATCGCCAGCGTCGAGAGCCTGCTGTCCGCGGTCGCGGTCGACAAGCTGCAGAACGGCCCGCGCGCCAACCTGAACCGCGAGCTGATCGGCCAGGGCGCGGCGAACATGGTGTCCGGCGCCATCGGCGGGCTGCCGGTGACCGGCGTGATCGTGCGCAGTTCCACGAACGTCGCGGCCGGGGCGCGCACGCGGGCCTCGGCGATCCTGCACGGCGTGTGGGTGCTGGTGTTCGTGGTCGCGCTCGCCGGGGTGCTGAAGTCGATTCCGCTGGCCGCGCTCGCCGGGCTGCTCGTGCACGTCGGCGCGAAGCTGGTGAATCCCGGGCATCTGCGGCAAGTGCTGCGACATGGGGATCTGCCGCTTTACCTGGTGACCGTCGCCGGAGTGGTCGTGTTCGACCTGCTGACCGGCGTGCTCGCCGGGATCGTGCTGGCCGTGCTGCTGATGCTGCGTCGCACCGTGTGGTCGGGCGTGCATGCCGAGCAGCACAGCGGCGAATGGCGCGTGATCGTCGAAGGTGTGCTGACGTTCCTGTCGGTGCCGCGGTTGACGAAGGTGCTGGGCACGATTCCGGAGGGGTCGAAGGTGACGCTGGAACTGGTCGCCGACTACCTCGACCACGCGGCGTTCGAAAGCCTTTCCGCCTGGCAGCAAGCGCACGAACGCGCTGGCGGCACGGTGGTCGTCGACGAGATCGGGCATCCGTGGTTCGCCAAGGGCAAGGAGGGCCGCCCGACGCTCCGGCGCACCGCGGCGGCCGGCGCGATGCCGAGGTGGCTGGCTCCGTGGTCGGCTTGGCAGGCCGCGGACGTGCGGGTTCCCGGGCAGCGCACGCACCGGGGCGCGACCGAATTCCAGCGCCGGGCCGCGCCGCTGCTGAAGGACGTCCTCAGCGGGCTCGCGCACGCTCAGCAGCCGCACACGCTGTTCATCACCTGCGGTGATTCGCGGATCGTGCCGAACCTGATCACCACGTCCGGTCCGGGCGACCTGTTCACCATCCGCAACATCGGCAACCTGGTGCCGCCGGGGCAGGCCGATCCGTCGACCAACGCGGCGATCGAATTCGCGGTCGGGGTGCTGGGCGTGCGGGAAATCGTGGTGTGCGGGCACTCCTCGTGCGGTGCGATGGGCGCGCTGGCCAGCGGTCCGCCCGCGGACACCGCGCTGGCGACCTGGCTGGTGCACGCCGAACCGAGCCGGCAGCGGGCCGGTGCGGTGACCCTCGACGGGGAGCGCCCGGAGCGCGAACCGGACCGGCTGGCGTTGCACAACGTCCTGCAGCAGTTGACGCATCTGCGGCAATATCCGCTGGTCGCCGAGGCCGAAGCACGCGGGGAGCTGGCGCTGACCGGGCTGTACTTCGACGTCGGCGAGGCCCAGGTGTATCTCGCCGACCCGGCGAAGGGGGAGTTCGTGGCCGCCGGAGCGCCCGCTGCGGCTCCGGCCGGCTGA